The Desulfuromonas sp. genome has a segment encoding these proteins:
- a CDS encoding ferredoxin, with translation MARQPAIDQECCIGCEVCTQTCPEVFRMEGDEEGYDHGHDHGKAEVYNPSGAAEGKIEEAMDKCPAACIYWDE, from the coding sequence ATGGCCCGTCAACCTGCTATTGACCAGGAATGCTGCATCGGCTGTGAAGTCTGCACCCAGACCTGCCCCGAGGTCTTCCGGATGGAAGGCGATGAAGAAGGGTATGATCATGGGCACGACCACGGAAAAGCGGAAGTCTACAATCCCTCCGGAGCTGCTGAAGGCAAGATTGAAGAGGCGATGGACAAGTGTCCGGCCGCCTGTATTTACTGGGATGAATAG
- a CDS encoding MFS transporter, which produces MMLFPMAIITLFWKDQIGLSLTEIMFLQAVFALASLCLEFPSGYISDRLGYRFSLSLASLLGLIGWALYNLANSFIDVLVAEIVLGISFAFISGSDSALLFESLRQSNREEHYSRLEGRMTGWAQSGEAVGAISAGLLYAAAPILPFAIQIAVWIVALLVTLQLRDAPPAEKIQRSHFTEMLEIWKFAWLENAGIRSTILLSTCLGLASFYPVWLIQPFMQQSGVPLGWFGPVWAGANLTVAVFSVLSHRVTSFLGARGQLKLFFLLGFSGLLGLGLSLAVFSFLFYYLLTAMRGLQSPFSRHYLQVESNRSNRASLLSLKAFSFRLGFVLTGPIVGFCADRYGLNATFLFLAMAFLPLYLILARSFYRNNCLTP; this is translated from the coding sequence ATGATGCTGTTCCCGATGGCGATCATCACCCTGTTCTGGAAGGATCAGATCGGACTGTCACTGACCGAAATCATGTTTCTGCAGGCGGTCTTTGCCCTCGCCTCGCTCTGCCTTGAGTTCCCCTCCGGATACATCAGCGACCGACTCGGCTACCGTTTTTCACTTAGTCTGGCATCACTGCTCGGCTTGATCGGATGGGCTCTTTACAACCTGGCCAATTCATTCATCGATGTCCTCGTGGCCGAGATCGTTCTCGGCATTTCTTTCGCCTTTATCAGCGGGAGCGACAGCGCCTTGTTATTTGAATCTCTCCGCCAGTCAAATCGGGAGGAGCATTACAGCCGACTCGAAGGGAGAATGACCGGATGGGCGCAAAGCGGCGAAGCGGTCGGTGCAATCAGCGCCGGACTGCTCTATGCAGCGGCACCGATCCTCCCCTTTGCCATCCAGATCGCCGTCTGGATTGTGGCTCTGCTCGTGACCCTTCAGCTCAGGGATGCGCCTCCGGCGGAAAAAATACAGCGATCGCACTTTACCGAAATGCTCGAAATCTGGAAGTTTGCCTGGCTTGAAAATGCCGGAATCAGGTCAACCATCCTGCTTTCGACCTGCCTCGGACTCGCTTCTTTTTACCCGGTCTGGCTGATTCAACCTTTCATGCAGCAAAGCGGAGTACCGCTTGGCTGGTTCGGCCCGGTCTGGGCCGGGGCCAACCTGACCGTTGCCGTTTTTTCGGTTCTCAGCCATCGCGTCACCAGTTTTCTTGGTGCCCGGGGGCAGCTCAAGCTGTTTTTTCTGCTCGGTTTTTCCGGCCTTCTCGGGCTCGGACTGAGCCTCGCCGTTTTCTCATTTCTCTTCTACTATCTCCTGACCGCAATGCGCGGCCTTCAGTCACCCTTTTCCAGGCATTACCTGCAGGTCGAGAGCAATCGAAGCAACCGGGCCAGCCTGCTTTCACTCAAGGCCTTTTCGTTCCGGCTCGGCTTTGTCCTGACCGGACCGATTGTCGGCTTTTGTGCGGACCGGTACGGTTTAAACGCCACATTTCTTTTTTTGGCAATGGCGTTCTTGCCGCTTTACCTGATTCTGGCGAGAAGTTTTTATCGAAACAATTGCCTGACCCCCTGA